AGCAACTGCTTTAACTCTTTAAGATAACGACGTGACACCGGCACTTTTGCTCCGCTATGGGTGGTGACTTCTGCGCCCGTGTCGGTGATTTCAATTTCTGAAATAGCACTTGGGGCCAGTAAGTATTGTTTATGGCAACGAAATAGCGCAGTTTTTTGCTCTAATACCTTAAGGGTTAATTGGGTGTGACTGAAACCTTTATTGGAGCACACATGAATACCGCCTACATCACTGACTATAAATTCTACATCAGCGGTAGCGACAACTTTGAGTTTATTGCCACTGTAGCAGGGTAAATGGGCTAATTGCGTTGGCAGTATCTGTGTCATTAGTTGCGGCGTCATGTTGGTGCGTACTTTGTCTAAAGTTTGGTTAAAGCGTTTTTCATCGATGGGTTTAAGTAAGTAGTCAAATGCATTGTTATCAAATGCTTTGATCGCATATTCATCAAATGCGGTAATAAATACTGCTCGTGGCATTTTTTCAGGATTAAGCATGGCGATTAACTCCATGCCATTTATCCGTGGCATTTGAATATCAACAAAAATCAGATCGGGCTTTAACAGGTTAATTTGTTGTAGTGCTTCAATGGCATTACTACACTGTCCAAGGACTTTGATATCAGGATGTTTGTCGAGTAAATCTGCCACTTCTTGGCGGGCGAAGGGTTCATCATCAATGATTAAGCACGAGATCATTGGTCAATTTCCTTTAACGGTAAACGCACACTAACGCGGGTGAATACATCGGGTTCACACTCAACTTCAATACCGTATTGGCTGCCAAATAAATTTTGAATTCGTTTGTGGACTAAGTTCATGCCTAAACCATCTGTGTTTTTAGAGGGTTGATATAAACCGGCATTATCGGTCACGTTGAGCAATAAGTCATCGCCGTCTAAAGTGGCTTTAACATCAATAACACCAGCATCAAGCATCCGCGACGTACCGTGTTTAACTGCATTTTCAATCAAAGGCTGTAAGGTAAATGCAGGCATTTTTTGGTGATGATAAATCATAGCAATATCTATGTTGACGTGCAGTTTGTCGATAAAACGGGCGCGTTCAATGGCTAGGTAAGCGTCTATGTGCTCAAGTTCATCAGCCATTGTCACAAGTCCAGTCGTTCGGGTTAAGTTGATGCGTAAAAATTGCGATAACTGCTGCAATAATTGTTTAGACATTTGCGGGTCACGCTTAATAATTGCACTGATTGTATTGAGTGCATTAAATAAAAAGTGTGGATTAACTTGAGCTTGTAGCAATTTTATCTCTGCTTGCATCAATAAGTTTTGTTGTTGTTCAAAGCGGCCATAAAGAATTTGGTTAGACAGTAACCTGGCAATACCTTCGCCTAAAGTACGATTAATGTTTAAAAACAATTTGTTTTTAGGCTCGTATAATTTAATGGTGCCAATGACTTCGTCGTTACTGCGCAGCGGAATAACTAGGCTTGAGCCTAAACTGCAATTGGGCGATATAGAACAGGAATAAGTGGTATCGACACCATCAGCAAACATCACACTATTTTGTGCGATGGCTTCGAGAGTGATTTTTGAGGAAATAGGCGTATTAGGTATATGGTGATCGGCACCAAGCCCAATAAATGCCAGTAATTTAGTGGTGTCGGTAATGGCGACTGCGCCGACTTGGGTTTCTTCTATTACTATCTGGGCGACTTTTTGGCTCGACTCTAAATCAAACCCTTTAGACAGTAAGCCGACACTGCGCTCAGCTATTTTGAGTGCTTTAGTCGAAAAGCTGGAAGAAAGTTTATCAAACATGGCCTTTTGGTCGCGAACAATACTCATAAACATCGCCGCGCCTAATGAGTTAATCAGTAGCATTGGCGGGGCGATGAGTTTGACTAATTCCCAGGCTTGGTCAAAGGGTTTTGCGATTAATACAATTATCGACATCTGCATTATTTCAGCCATAA
The nucleotide sequence above comes from Shewanella sp. Arc9-LZ. Encoded proteins:
- the btsR gene encoding two-component system response regulator BtsR, which translates into the protein MISCLIIDDEPFARQEVADLLDKHPDIKVLGQCSNAIEALQQINLLKPDLIFVDIQMPRINGMELIAMLNPEKMPRAVFITAFDEYAIKAFDNNAFDYLLKPIDEKRFNQTLDKVRTNMTPQLMTQILPTQLAHLPCYSGNKLKVVATADVEFIVSDVGGIHVCSNKGFSHTQLTLKVLEQKTALFRCHKQYLLAPSAISEIEITDTGAEVTTHSGAKVPVSRRYLKELKQLLGFQ
- a CDS encoding sensor histidine kinase translates to MSLIILLTQQMCVYLVIVYLVSKTPLFKLFAETSKRLPHKIFIYLVFSSFCIMATYFGEQTSGAIANTRAMGAVLGGLLGGPVTGLLVGLTGGLHRYSMGGFTDIACAISTTLEGLSAGMISYYFKKAGKSEMVYQPIVVFGVTFMAEIMQMSIIVLIAKPFDQAWELVKLIAPPMLLINSLGAAMFMSIVRDQKAMFDKLSSSFSTKALKIAERSVGLLSKGFDLESSQKVAQIVIEETQVGAVAITDTTKLLAFIGLGADHHIPNTPISSKITLEAIAQNSVMFADGVDTTYSCSISPNCSLGSSLVIPLRSNDEVIGTIKLYEPKNKLFLNINRTLGEGIARLLSNQILYGRFEQQQNLLMQAEIKLLQAQVNPHFLFNALNTISAIIKRDPQMSKQLLQQLSQFLRINLTRTTGLVTMADELEHIDAYLAIERARFIDKLHVNIDIAMIYHHQKMPAFTLQPLIENAVKHGTSRMLDAGVIDVKATLDGDDLLLNVTDNAGLYQPSKNTDGLGMNLVHKRIQNLFGSQYGIEVECEPDVFTRVSVRLPLKEIDQ